The Deltaproteobacteria bacterium genome segment GCAGCCTGGCGGCCACTCAGCCGCCGAGTTGTTAGGTGGCAGGTATGAACGTCCGCACGCGAAATCCTCAGAACCGAAAGACGAACCCGCGCGTGATCGACGGCGTCGTGCAGAAGAAGCACAACCACGTACCTACTGCTACCTACTGGAACACCCCTCAGGTCATACCGGTCATCGACAAGGAGCGTCCGGGTCCCGGCCATCGTCACTATCTCGGTAAGCGACACGTTGTGGGTTTTATCGAACTGCTTCCAGACTGGGCCGAATTGTCAAAGGGTCTCGATGCGATCCTGCTCTCCTCTGCGCGGGGGAATGCGGAAGGCTGGTATGACCTTGGTGTCGTCGGTATCTGCGCTTGGTCGAAGGATCCATGGTGCGTGGTTAGCTCATCGTACTACGATGAGCACAAGCCTATCTTTGCGCGGTTGGGGGTGCCGTGCGAGCCAACCGGTGACCGTTACCTCTGTAAGTTCTCAGAGAGTACGGTTCGGGCGTACCAGCTCCTTCACATCCTTCTGCATGAGCTCGGACACCACCATGACAGGATGACGACGCGGCGTAAGCGCGGTACGGGGCGCGGAGAGGGCTATGCGGAGGAGTATGCCCTGCGCTACGAGGAAGACATCTGGAGCCGGTATATGGATTGCTTCGGTCTGTAGTGAACATGGCGCCACCTAACCAGCGGTTGGGAGCGGTCCGGCCGGCGAGCGGCCGACCGGAGTCGAGCGCCCCGCTCGGCCGGCCGCTCAACCGCCGAACGTTAGACAGCGGAGCGTAGCCAAGGCGCTAATGACGAGACCACCACGCAGGATTGAGATCGCTGATGAAACGGAAACGAAGCAACGCGCCCGCGAGGTCCAGCTTCTGATAAACATCGTCGAGCCCGACCCGGAGTTTCAGCCGTTCCTCCTGACGGACGAGGCGTCCCTCCTGGACGCGGTCGGTACCGACCCCGACCAGATGCTGCACCGGCTCGCCTTGTACTTCGGCGGCGATTTCTCCTTTTCACTCCGACGACCAATTTGGAAGCTCGTTGATGAGATCAAGGCGGTCTACCAAGGATGGCCTGCCGAATGGTGATCCGCGGTCTAACTCGCGGCTCCAGCGGCCCGCGGCCGGTGGTGGCGCGCCCGGGCGCAGCTTGGTTCGTGCTACGGTCCGGCATGGCGGCCGCTGAGCCGCCGAGCTGTTGGACGGAGTGAGCGAAGACTTGGGGATGGCGGCAACTGTCCAGATCTTCGTGTACATGCCTGACGAAGCGGTGGACACTTGGCGGCCTGTCGAAGCCGAGCTCGTTGCCCTTGGAGTCTATCGGATCTTGTCACCCGACCCCGATCCGGACTGCGAAGTATGGGAATTCCGTTCCGGCGAGCTCGTTCGCTGTGAGAAGCGAGCGTTTCAACGAGGACAGGTTGGTCTCGTTGCCACCGGCAGAGCCAAGCCGTCCAACTATAATAGGCATTGGAGCGCGCCGGCGCGCTGGGCCGTGCGAACGGCGAGCGGTGTTGCGCCGGCTGCTCAATGCCAGTGACGTTAGGCGACCTGACAATCTGTTCTCGGAGCCAGCCTTCCATGACCCTTCGATCTTTTGCCACACCGATGATACTTGTGCTGGGTGTGGCGGCGGGTTGCGCGAAGCCGACACGGCTCCCAGCACGGCCGCTGCCGTCTGATAGTGTGTCGATAATGACCTACAATGTCGACTTCAGCGACCCGGGCGATCCCGAAACACTACGAGCGATCGAGGAGTCGAAAGTCGATCTCGTGTTCCTGCAAGAGGTTAATCGGCCCTGGCAAGACTCGCTACAGTCGCACTTGATTGCCGCATATCCGCATCAAGTCTACTACGGTGACGATGGGTATGCCGCGGGAGCGGCGATCTTGTCGAGGTGGTCAATCGAATCGGTCGAGGAGCTACCTCGTGTAGACTGGTTCCCGGCGGCAAGAGCGGTCTTAGAGACCCCGATCGGTCCGCTGCAGGTGCTGAACGTTCACCTTCGTCCACCGCGAACTATTGGCGGCAGCTATTTAGTCGGACATTTTTCCACACCGACTGTTCGCGAGGACGAGATTCGCTCGTACGCTACTGCGCTCGACACCAAGCTGTGTACGCTCGTTGTTGGCGATTTTAACGAAGGCGATCACGGACGCGCTGTCCGTTGGCTCGAAGCTCTCGGGTTTCGGAATGCCTTGCCGCAGTTCGAGCCGCGGGCGAATACGTGGCGCTGGCCAATCGGCTTCATCACGCTGAAGGCTAGCTACGATCACATTCTGTATGATCAGGCATTGGAGCTGCAGAGCGCCGAAGTTCGAAACGGGGGTCGGAGCGACCATCTACCGGTCATCGGCGTGTTTACTCCGCGCACTGGATGTCACGAAGCAGTTCCGAACGACGGTAGCCAAACAGATTCTGCTTGTTTCAAGGTGTGATGTCCGCCTAACTTGCGGCTTCAGCAGCCCGCGGCCGGTGGTGCGTTGTCGTCCCTTAGCCAGATCGTGCTACCTTGCAGCGCGGCGGCTGCTGAACCGCCGATCCGTTAGAGGGGTTCGATGCGGCTGGCGCCTGAGTTCACCTGGCAGACCGATCTAGCGATACCGGAGTGCAAGTCGCGGCTCGAGCGCGCCACAGAGAAGGAGTCGGCCTCACGCTGGTTTCGTTTCGGCGAGAGCGGGACCGTTTACAGTAGGGTAGGCGAGGCGTCCTTTCGCTTGTTTGCGAAGGGACCGGCCTTCGTCCACAACTCCTTCGAGCCCTACCTTTACGGCTCGTTCGCCCGGGACGGCGGGAGGACGGTAGTTCGCGGACGCTTTCGCCCCCACACCCTTGTGCTGGGATTTATGGTAGTTTGGTTTAC includes the following:
- a CDS encoding endonuclease/exonuclease/phosphatase family protein; its protein translation is MPVTLGDLTICSRSQPSMTLRSFATPMILVLGVAAGCAKPTRLPARPLPSDSVSIMTYNVDFSDPGDPETLRAIEESKVDLVFLQEVNRPWQDSLQSHLIAAYPHQVYYGDDGYAAGAAILSRWSIESVEELPRVDWFPAARAVLETPIGPLQVLNVHLRPPRTIGGSYLVGHFSTPTVREDEIRSYATALDTKLCTLVVGDFNEGDHGRAVRWLEALGFRNALPQFEPRANTWRWPIGFITLKASYDHILYDQALELQSAEVRNGGRSDHLPVIGVFTPRTGCHEAVPNDGSQTDSACFKV